Part of the Streptomyces sp. NBC_00457 genome, AGGCAAAGGAGGCGTTCGAGCCGCTCGGTGAGGCGCTGGCGGAGCTGGCCAAGTTCGCGGCGCTGCTGGTTTTCGGTGCGCTGCTGACGCCGCACCTGTTCGGTGACCTGTCCTTCGGCGGATACGTCGCCGTGGTCCTGGCGATTGTGCTGATCCGCCCGGTCTCCCTGCTGCTTTCCCTCATCGGGACCCGGTTCACCCGGCAGGAGAAGCTGGTCGCTGCATGGTTCGGGCCGAAGGGCTTCGCGTCGGTGGTGTACGGACTGCTGGTGCTGCAGGCCGGGATACCGCAGGGCGAGGAGGCGTTCACCCTCATCGCCGTGTGCATCGCCTTCTCGATCATCGCCCACAGCTCCACCGACGTGCCCATCGCCCGTCTCTTCCACGTCGAGGACATCGCCGGCGTGGACGACGGAACCCCAGCACCCCGTACCGCCAAGGAGGCCGGCCATGTCGGCGCGTGAGCTTGCCGAGCCCTACCCGTCCGTGTCCACCGACGACGACGCCACCGACGCGGCCCGGCTGCTGGCCGAGTACAAGCTGCCCGCGCTGCTGGTCGTCGATCCCGACGGGCAGCCGTACGCCATCGTGCCCGGCTCCCAGCTCATCGGGCAGCTCGTACCCGAGCACGCGCTGGAAGACCCGACGCTCGCCGCGGTGATCGACGACCGGGACCTCGACGAGGTGCCGGACAGGCTCGCCGGGCTCACAGTGGCCGAATGGCTGCCGCGCCGCAGGTTCCGGCCACCCACCGTCGGACCGAACGCGAGCGTCATGCACATCGCGGCACTCATGACGCGCACGCACACCCCACTGGTCGCCGTCGTCGAACACGACGGCGAACGCACCCGGCTCGCGAGCGCCGTCACGGCCGCCCGCCTGATGGAACGACTCGTCGGAGGACCGTGAACGGCTGGCAGAGCTGGGCGGCCATCGCCGTCTTCGTGACCACATACGGCCTGATCATCAGCGAGAAGATCCACCGCGTCGGCGCGGCCCTGGGCGGCGCCGCGCTGATGCTGGCGATCGGCGCCACCGACGACAAGTCGGCCTTCTTCTCGGAGCACTCCGGCGTCGACTGGAACGTCATCTTCCTGCTCATGGGCATGATGATGATCGTCGGCGTGCTGAAGAAGACCGGCATGTTCGAGTACCTGGCCATCTGGTCGGTGAAGCGGGCACGGGCCAAGCCCTTCCGGGTGATGGCAATGCTCGTCGTCATCACCGCCGTGGCCTCAGCGCTCCTCGACAACGTCACCACGGTCCTGCTGATCGCTCCCGTGACCCTGCTGGTGTGCGAGCGGCTGGCACTGCCCGCGGCCCCGTTCCTGATCGCCGAGGTGCTGGCGTCGAACATCGGCGGCACCGCGACCCTGGTCGGCGACCCGCCGAACATCATCATCGCCAGCCGGGCCGGCCTGACCTTCAACGACTTCCTGGTCCACCTCGCGCCGCTGTCCGCGGTCCTGATAGTGGTGCTGGTCGCGATGTGCCGCTTTCTGTTCCGCAAGTCCTTCGTCTACGACGAGGAACGCGCCGCCGAGGTCATGGAACTGGAGGAGCGCGAGGCCATCCGCGACCCGCGACTGCTCGTCCAGGGCCTGGTCGTCCTCGCACTGGTCGTCGTCGGATTCGTGCTGCACCCGGTGCTGCACTACGAGCCCAGCGTCGTCGCCCTGCTCGGCGCGGGCCTGCTCATCGCGATCTCCCGCGTGGAGACCGGCGAGGTCCTCGGTGAGGTCGAGTGGCCCACCCTCGCGTTCTTCGCCGGCCTGTTCATCATGATCGGCGGCCTGATCGAGACCGGCGTGATCGGCGAGATCTCCGCGAGCCTCGCCGACGCCATTGGCGACAACGAACTCGGCGGCTCCATGCTGCTGCTCGGCGCCTCGGCCGTGCTGTCCGGCATCGTCGACAACATCCCCTACGTCGCCACCATGGCCCCGATCACCGCCGACCTGGTGGACAACATGGGCGGCGCCCCCGACCACGTGATGTGGTGGGCTCTGGCCATCGGCGCGGACCTCGGTGGCAACGCCACCGCGATCGGCGCCAGCGCCAACGTGGTCGTCCTGGGCATCGCCGAACGCAACCGCCAGCCCATCTCCTTCTGGCAGTTCACCAAGTACGGCCTCGTCGTCACCGCCGTCACGGTGGCGCTCTCGGCGCTGTACGTGTGGCTGCGCTACTTCGCCCTCGCCTGACCGGAGGTGACACACGGCATGGGCGTCTTCCCTCAGCCAACGCACTGGGATCCATGGCCCGAGACCTCCGTCCTGCTCGACCGCAGCGGCCGTCGCCAGCCCAACGAGCGGGCTTCCGACCAGGACGGCCACCCACCCGGCGAGCACGACCCACGCATCGATGAGATCGCTGCGCCGTTTGAGCGGATTCCGCCGCCATCGCCACAGCCGCACCCTCGTACACCGTGACGCGGCCATCGGGGCACCGACAGCGCACTTCTAGCGTGCTCCCGCAGGCGGGCGCGGTGTACGTTTCGCGTCAATGTCCTCGCCTGCACGCCACGGGTGTACGACGCTGAGTACAGGGACGTTTCCAGGAGATGAGGAGCCCACCGTGCGCGCGTGACCGGGCGGTCGCATACGGGCCTTCCACCTGCGGGGCGCTCGGAAACCGTGCGCGAAGGGCCGACAGGATCCTGCGGGAGGTCCGGGAGGGCACGTTCCACTACACCGTCACAGGCTCCTTCGGCCGGGACGTGGAGGAAGCCCGGGAGCAGGCACGCTGGGGTGACACGGACGCCGCGTGGCACGCGCCTCGTGCCACGCTGCCGCAGTGGCAGCCCTCCGGCCCGGACCAGCTGGCCCCGCTCGGGCCTGAACGCCGACCGGGTCCTCGGTCCGCTGTGCACCCCGGAGCGAGGCAGGGAGCCACTGACTACACCCCGGGCCGGCGAGCCGGGCGAGGCTCCACCGCTCACGGCCGACCTCGACCCACCGGGTCTGGCCTGGCTGACGGGAAAGAGATCCGGGCAACTTCCTGACGACGTATCGCTTGATCCTCTTCGAAAGGGCGCATCCCCGGAGCTGCCCGCGCGGATCGGCGACGACACCGTCGTACTGAACGAACCGATGTCGCTGTGGGATGCCCGCTTCCGTCTGCGCGACAACCGGGAGACCTCCACGTGGGATGACAAGGCGCTGGCCGCCGTGGGGCGGGCGAGTTCGGGCTGGAGCTTCGTGTTCGAGACCCGGCCGAGCCGGCACTTCCACGAACGGCGCTTCGCCTCACCGGCAGTACCCGCCTCCCGCGGCACCCGCGCGGTCGTGATCTTGAGCGAGCCCGGGCGACAGCCCGACGCTTCCGCCCTGTTCCATCTCTCCGTCGCGGAGGACGGCGGGGAGCGCTACGCCTTCACCGTCCAGGGCACCATGATCCGGCGGAACGGCCCGATACCGGCGTCGCTGAACCCTGGGCGGTTCTTCACCAAGGATGCGTCGACGGATGCAGAGCGCGTGGATCCCTAGCCGTCCGAGACACCGCCGGCCCCACGGCGAATCGGCCCCACCGCACCAGAACCAGACGCCGGACACTTGGGCGAACGCCGAGCGCTGGAGGCCATCGCCGCCGAGTTCGCTGTGCATTTTGTCGCGCTTCGCCCTCAGCCAAGGCCACCTGCACACCCTCGTCATACGGTCCTGGACCCGGCCTCCGGCTCCGGGCGAGACCTACACGGTCATCCGCATCGGGTCACTCCACACGGACGAGCGCCCCACCCGGCAGTCACCCACACGCGGTCCAGCCATGTCCGCCACTCGGCTTGTGACGCCCGCCGGGTCAGTGCAACCGCCCACCACTCCTTGATCGTCCCACCGTAGAGAACCGCGATGGGAGGGGGATCGTACGTGCCAGGTCATATGCGCCCTGCGGACGCGGGCCGGAGAGAGACCAAGTGAGCCTCCTTCTTTGCCTCTTGCTCGTACTGGGCGCAGTCGCCGCTGGGGTGGCGTTCTACGCCAAGGGCATGGCCGCCGTCTGGAAAGGCGGGCTCACGCATTCACTCCGTGGTCTGGCGTTCGTCGTCGCGGCGAGCGCGGCAGCGATCTACGCGTGGGGGATGCTGTATGTCGCGGGCGCCGTACTGGAGGCAGAGGACGGCGGGACGGACTCGTCTCCGATCCGGCCCTGCCGTACAGGGGTGTACGAACGCGACTACTGGATCGACGACTACCAAGTCTGGTACGTGCCGGTGCGGTTCGTGTGTCATCGCAGGGACGGGACCACTTACGACGAAGGGGTACCCGGATACGTGAACCCAGTGCTGGTCGGCCTAACGGTCACCGGAGTGAGCCTGGCCGTAGGCGCGGGATTCGTGGACCGCCGCGTGCCGAGGTCGTGAGCAGGCTGGCGTTCTTCGGCGTGCCGTTGATCAGTGTCCTCTTGTGCGCGGCGGGCTCTGTTCGTATCGACTGTGCACAGCCCGGCGGCATCCATCCCAGCAGGCTCGCCGGACCGTCATCAGCGCCTTTGCGTCAGCGGTCGGATACACGGGCGCTGTGATATACGGGCTGGCCTTCGCGGCCCCCGTAGGGGGCTGCAAGGGGACCCCCGACGAAGACTTCCCGCTGACGCACGTGCCCGTGGACGCTTTCCCGCCCAACATCGCCGACTACTGGGCCGACTCGGAGGCCCATGGACCGTCGCACCCCGCCACGTTGGGGCGTGCGTCATTTGGGCGGGCGTCGCCATCTTGCTGGCACAGACCGATTCCGCCGAGTGCCCCGGAATACGGACGCGAGGCGCCGACCCCATTGGTGAGTTCACCGTCCGTCCAGGCCATGAGCCGGTCGCTGGCAAGGTCATGGCCCCAGGCACCGCGGGAGAGGGCAGTTCTTCTTCAGCTCGTCGTGCAGCCTGTGATCGAGCTTTGTGGACTTCTCCGATGCCTTCTTGGCGAACTTCGACACGCCTCTCGTGAGTTTCGAAAGCTCTCGAAGCCGTAGTCCCAGGAGTCTGCGAGACGGCCGTGCCCGTCCAAGTCGAGTCGGCGTACTTCATGTCATCTTCTTGGACGCGGACTTCATCTGGCCACTGCTGGCCTCCAGTGTGCCCGCCATGCCCAGCACTGCGTCGCTTGCGAACTCAAGACCCACAATTCCGGCGCGGCGACTCTTCACTCCGTGCACCCAAGTGCCTCATGAACCCTGATGTGATGCGTGGGTGTGCGGTTTCGCCAGGGACGGCTGGGTTGGCACCGTTGAGTTGGTGGATGCGCCCCAAGCGATACGTGAAGGCTCGCACGCTCAGGTTCAGACGGCGGGCTGCCTCGGCCGCGATGCAACCGGAGTCGAAGTACGCGGTCAGCGTGTCGACGAGCGGCTGCGGGCCTCCGCGGGCGCTCTGCGGTGGGCCCAGCGTATTGTGCACGAGGTCGGCCATGGCTTGCCGGTCACGGGTCAGGACGGGGTAGACGAGGAGATCGGCGGCGCGGAGCACCGGTTCGTGGAGGTGCAGCCGGTGGGCCAAGTCAAGGGAGTTGAGGGCTTCCTCGTAGGAGTGGACGACGCCGCCGGCACCCGGGTGGGCGCGTCCGATGGCGACCTGACCACCGTCAGTGGACGCGTGCGCCTGCTTGGCGAAGAACGCAAGGACATCATCCTGTTCTCCAGGGGCGATGCAGATCAGCCGTCCGTCCTTGGTGGTGAGCAGGATGCGCCGCTCACCGAACCTGCTGATCAGGGCGCTCTCCACCTGCTGGGTCGCCGGGTGCGTGTCCTCCACCGGCTTGCTGCCCTGGGCGACTGCGACCGCGTGGGCCCGGGAGAGGAGCAGCCCGAATCGTTCGGCGCGTCCGGCCAGGCGGCCGAGGTCACTGCGGCCGTAGAGGAGGTCGTCGATGAACTCTCGGCGCACGGCTTCCTCCTGCCGTACTGCGAGTCTCTGTGCCCGTTCGTGGCCTTCGGCGAAGGCATCGATCGCCTGCTCGACGACGGCGAGCACGCGATCGACCTCCGTGGAGGAGAGGGTGGGCCAGCTCTCACGGGCCGCGGACAGATGCCGACGGACAAGTGCCCGTAGCCCAAGGCCCGCCTCGGCGGCGCGCTCTCCCCGGGCCCGCAGGTACTCCAACTCGTCCCGCGTAAGGCGCCTGCCCGTCTCGGACGCCTCGGCCAGTATCCGGGCATAGCCCCAGATACTCGTCGGGTACCTCACGCCCCGTCACCCGTTCTCCTCTGTTCTTGACGCACTGCTGGCGTATTCCTGATATGTAGCAGGTTCTTGTCAAGGGGCAGGGGTGTGCGGCCCCTCCCCGTTGGGAGGGGTGTGGGGCTGGCGGGGGCGGACCGGGGTGTGCGTGTCGTGGCGTCGACGCGCGGTCAGCCTGATATGCGCGGGTTGGATACCGCATGACCGGTTGTGCGTCGGGAACGGACCGCTCATCTAATGCCGGGCGTGGCCCGCAAGGAGCGGGCTGCTCATAGGAATTCCGCGGATCGTTCCTGATATGTAGCAGGTTCTTGTCAAGGGGCAGGGGTGTGCGGCCCCTCCCCGTTGGGAGGGGTGTGGGGCTGGCGGGGGCGGACCGGGGTGTGCGTGTCGTGGCGTCGACGCGCGGTCAGCCTGATATGCGCGGGTTGGATACCGCATGACCGGTTGTGCGTCGGGAACGGACCGCTCATCTAATGCCGGGCGTGGCCCGCAAGGAGCGGGCTGCTCATAGGAATTCCGCGGATCGTTCCTCGCGCTGCACGGTCCCCGGGCTGATGCCCCGCCAGCGGTTCTTGTGGAGGAGTTGATGGGCGTCAGTCCTCCATGATTGCCAGGCTCCAGCACCAGCCGGACAGTTCCCGGGCGACGGCCACGACACTGATGGTGGAGCGTTTGTGACGGGCGTCCAGGTTCAACCAGCGCTGGTGCAGGCGTCGGTTGCCCCGTTCGGCGCGTTGCCGGACAGGGGCGGCGACGTGGTCGAGGCGGGCCTGGAGACCGGCGCCGGGGCGTCGGTAGGGACGGCGGTGGTGCCAGGCGGCCTCCACCAGGAGCCGTCGGGCATGGGTGTTGCCCGTCTTGGTGATGCCTCCCTGGCGGCGCTGGCTGCCGGAAGAGTCCTCGCTGGGGACAAGCCCCAGGTAGGAGCCGATGGTCGAGCCGGTGAAGCGGTGCCAGTCACCGATCTCGACGGCGAGGCCGAACGCGGTGAAGGTGCTCACCCCGCGCATGCAGGCCAGTCGGCGGACGGCCGGGGCCCAGGCAGGTTGGGCGGCGAGTTCGGTGATGGCCGCATCCAGGCGGGTCCGGCGTGCTTCGAGGGCCCATACCGTCTCCAGGGCCTCGTCGTAGGCGACCCGCAGACCGAACTCGTCGAAGCGGTGTCCGGTCAGCCAGTGGTGATGGGCAGCGGTCCAGGCCCTGCCGTCGGTGTAGACGATGCCGCGGCGCAGTAGCAGTTTGGCCACGCGGTGGCGGGCGCGCATCAGGTCGGCGCGGACGTCGTCGCGGGCCCGGGTGAGGTCCCGGGCAGCTTCCTGTTCCAGATCAGGCACCCGCACCGCGGGCAGCTCGTCCAGTCGGATCAGTTTCGCGAGCCGCTGGGCATCGCGCTTGTCGGTCTTGACCCGGTCTCCGGCCGGCCGTTCCATTTTCGACGGGGCCGCCACCACGCAGCGGATACCAGCCTGCTGCATGGCGCGTGCCAGGACGAAGCCGGTCGGTCCGGCCTCGTAGGCAACCGCGGCTGGCTGCGGCAGACGGCGCACCCAGGCAACCACGTCCGCTGTGTTGACGACGAGCCGGTCGGTGAAGATTTCACCGGTCGTACCGTCCAGTGCCCAGGCCGTGGTGGAGCGGGCGTGGACATCCAGGCCGACCGAAGTACGTTCGGAAAACATCCGGTGCCTCCCGGTAATTGCGGCACTACCCGCCACCGTGCCCACCGGCAGGCAACCCGCGTCAACTTGCGCGAGGGGCATCGGGCTTGGTCTTCTCTGCGGTCGAACCCACCGACGCTTCATACGATCTAACGCACGATGGACAAGAGTGGCAGACCCCTCGCTGGTGAGAGAGCCCGGCGTGAACGGCATCGTGTTGCGCGACCGCACAACCCCCGCGTGCCATCAGCTGTCTTCTCGGTGGGAACCGGATAAACCAGAGGGACCGCGCTCGCCTCTGCTCCACAAGGAGGTATATGGGATGGCAGCCCGTCATCGCGATCCTGACGGCTCGCCTGTCCCGGTGTGCTCGCGGGGGCACGGAGCGGGGGCTGTCCCGCGCGCACTGCTGCCCGAGCGGTCCACTACAGGTGGTGTAGGCCCAGCCACGGGAGGGTGTCCCGTCTGTGAGGTGATCGAGCCGCTGCTGCGGCGTGCAGACCTGTTGTCCCAACTGCTGTGGATCGGGCACACACGCGCTCCGGCAGAGGGGAAGGTGTAGCCGTCTCTCGGATCGCGCGGTGTGCCGTCCGGAACGGCGGCTGACTGCGGGATTGGCCACGGTGCCCGCGCCCGGACGGGGTCCGCTCAACTGTGCTGACGGCGGGGGAGTGGACGTGCGGTCGTAGACGATGCCGAGTACGACGGCTGTCTGGACTATGGCGGCGTACGAACACGCGGTGGCCATGGTCTTCTGTCGCGCCAAGGTCGAGACACGGATCCGGGCGGTTCCGAACGGGTCACAGGGGCTGCGGCCAGACGGTCCTTCCGCTCCACCGGATGTCGGCCCGTTCCCAGCCCGGAGATCCCCGGACTGGAGGACCCGGCCGACCCGTTCCCCGAGGACGCGATCTCGCCGACGGAGACGCTCATGCAACGCGAGTCCCAGGCCCTGGCCGTCCGCCTGTCCGCCCTCGGAGCCCCGGTGACGACGCACTTCTACGCGGGCACACACTCCCCGCCGTACTGGGCACGCGAGTTCCACCGCTCGCTGCCCATGCTCCTGGAAGCCCTTCGAGGGACGTAGCCGCATGCTCTGCGGCACACGAGTCACAGGAGAATCTCATCCGGTCCCCATGGTGAAACCAGGGACCGGCCACAGTATGGTCAAGCCTTCAACAGGAGGGTGAGGTTCCGCGCGGCCGGGGGGTCAAGGAGGCACGGCAATGGTCATGGTCGGATCGGTCGGTCCGGGAGTGCGCCGGGTGGCGCGCGGCGTGAGACGGCGCATACGCAGACTGGGCGAGCCTCCTGTGCCGGAGTCGGCGTATCGGCTCGTACCGGACC contains:
- a CDS encoding CBS domain-containing protein, with product MSARELAEPYPSVSTDDDATDAARLLAEYKLPALLVVDPDGQPYAIVPGSQLIGQLVPEHALEDPTLAAVIDDRDLDEVPDRLAGLTVAEWLPRRRFRPPTVGPNASVMHIAALMTRTHTPLVAVVEHDGERTRLASAVTAARLMERLVGGP
- a CDS encoding ArsB/NhaD family transporter — protein: MNGWQSWAAIAVFVTTYGLIISEKIHRVGAALGGAALMLAIGATDDKSAFFSEHSGVDWNVIFLLMGMMMIVGVLKKTGMFEYLAIWSVKRARAKPFRVMAMLVVITAVASALLDNVTTVLLIAPVTLLVCERLALPAAPFLIAEVLASNIGGTATLVGDPPNIIIASRAGLTFNDFLVHLAPLSAVLIVVLVAMCRFLFRKSFVYDEERAAEVMELEEREAIRDPRLLVQGLVVLALVVVGFVLHPVLHYEPSVVALLGAGLLIAISRVETGEVLGEVEWPTLAFFAGLFIMIGGLIETGVIGEISASLADAIGDNELGGSMLLLGASAVLSGIVDNIPYVATMAPITADLVDNMGGAPDHVMWWALAIGADLGGNATAIGASANVVVLGIAERNRQPISFWQFTKYGLVVTAVTVALSALYVWLRYFALA
- a CDS encoding PucR family transcriptional regulator — translated: MRYPTSIWGYARILAEASETGRRLTRDELEYLRARGERAAEAGLGLRALVRRHLSAARESWPTLSSTEVDRVLAVVEQAIDAFAEGHERAQRLAVRQEEAVRREFIDDLLYGRSDLGRLAGRAERFGLLLSRAHAVAVAQGSKPVEDTHPATQQVESALISRFGERRILLTTKDGRLICIAPGEQDDVLAFFAKQAHASTDGGQVAIGRAHPGAGGVVHSYEEALNSLDLAHRLHLHEPVLRAADLLVYPVLTRDRQAMADLVHNTLGPPQSARGGPQPLVDTLTAYFDSGCIAAEAARRLNLSVRAFTYRLGRIHQLNGANPAVPGETAHPRITSGFMRHLGARSEESPRRNCGS
- a CDS encoding IS110 family transposase, with translation MFSERTSVGLDVHARSTTAWALDGTTGEIFTDRLVVNTADVVAWVRRLPQPAAVAYEAGPTGFVLARAMQQAGIRCVVAAPSKMERPAGDRVKTDKRDAQRLAKLIRLDELPAVRVPDLEQEAARDLTRARDDVRADLMRARHRVAKLLLRRGIVYTDGRAWTAAHHHWLTGHRFDEFGLRVAYDEALETVWALEARRTRLDAAITELAAQPAWAPAVRRLACMRGVSTFTAFGLAVEIGDWHRFTGSTIGSYLGLVPSEDSSGSQRRQGGITKTGNTHARRLLVEAAWHHRRPYRRPGAGLQARLDHVAAPVRQRAERGNRRLHQRWLNLDARHKRSTISVVAVARELSGWCWSLAIMED